The Amycolatopsis sp. DG1A-15b genome window below encodes:
- a CDS encoding Glu/Leu/Phe/Val dehydrogenase dimerization domain-containing protein: MTEGVFARGTGHEQVVYCHDQASGLKAIIGIYSTALGPALGGTRFHPYATESDALGDVLALSKGMAYKNALAGLDLGGGKAVIIGDPKTLKSEALLRAYGRFVQSLGGRYITACDVGTYVQDMDVVARECQYVTGRSPEDGGAGDSSVLTAFGVFQGMRASAEHVWGSPDLAGKRVGVAGVGKVGHILVGHLVEAGAQVTITDVHAPAVERTRSIHASVQVVSDVDTLLRTELDVFAPCALGGVLNDETVPVLGARIVCGAANNQLAHAGIDKQLADRGVLYAPDYLVNAGGVIQVDDERHGFDFERAKRKTTAIYDTTKAVFALAEADGVPPATAADRLAERRMAEVGRLRSIMTG, encoded by the coding sequence GTGACCGAAGGAGTGTTCGCCCGGGGCACCGGGCACGAACAGGTCGTGTACTGCCACGACCAGGCCAGTGGCCTCAAGGCCATCATCGGCATCTACTCCACCGCGCTCGGCCCCGCACTGGGCGGGACGCGCTTCCACCCCTACGCCACCGAATCCGACGCGCTCGGCGACGTCCTCGCGCTGTCCAAGGGCATGGCGTACAAGAACGCACTGGCCGGGCTCGACCTCGGCGGCGGCAAGGCCGTCATCATCGGCGACCCGAAGACGCTCAAGTCCGAAGCGCTGCTGCGCGCGTACGGGCGCTTCGTGCAGTCCCTCGGCGGCCGCTACATCACGGCGTGCGACGTGGGCACGTACGTGCAGGACATGGACGTGGTGGCCCGCGAATGCCAGTACGTCACCGGCCGCTCGCCGGAGGACGGCGGCGCCGGCGACTCGTCCGTGCTCACCGCGTTCGGCGTCTTCCAGGGCATGCGGGCTTCGGCCGAGCACGTCTGGGGCAGCCCGGACCTGGCCGGCAAGCGCGTCGGCGTGGCCGGCGTCGGCAAGGTGGGCCACATCCTCGTCGGCCACCTCGTGGAGGCCGGCGCGCAGGTGACGATCACCGACGTCCACGCCCCCGCCGTCGAGCGGACCCGCTCGATCCACGCGAGCGTGCAGGTGGTGTCCGATGTGGACACCCTGCTGCGCACCGAGCTGGACGTCTTCGCGCCGTGTGCTTTGGGTGGCGTCCTGAACGACGAGACCGTGCCGGTGCTCGGCGCCCGGATCGTCTGCGGCGCGGCCAACAACCAGCTCGCCCACGCGGGCATCGACAAGCAGCTGGCCGACCGCGGCGTCCTGTACGCCCCGGACTACCTGGTGAACGCGGGCGGCGTGATCCAGGTCGACGACGAGCGCCACGGCTTCGACTTCGAGCGCGCCAAGCGCAAGACCACGGCCATCTACGACACGACGAAGGCGGTGTTCGCCCTGGCCGAGGCCGACGGCGTGCCGCCGGCGACGGCGGCCGACCGGCTCGCCGAGCGGCGGATGGCGGAGGTCGGCCGGCTGCGGTCCATCATGACCGGGTGA
- a CDS encoding kynureninase: MTTLDDLRADGNSLAAHYTRFAVADRLLLSGHSHQAWPDVAEEGLLESFADAARDVDGKWERAFAKADELRAGFRLLLGDPHGEYALGASTHDLVLRFLSAMELPRRPRLVTTDGEFHTLRRQLARLEEEGVEIVRVPLEPVTTLAERVAGEVNDDTAAVLVSAVLFETSRLVPGLAHLADVCRGRSIELVVDAYHALGVVSFALHDLGLTNAWVLGGGYKYLQLGEGNCFLRLPAHAQELRPVITGWYAEFGALADERHPGQVPYAIGGDRFAGATYDPASHYRGVRVQRFFAEQGLTPEFLRQVSQHQVGLLASVFDSLGLPEDVVTRDRETPLERIGGFLSLRCADAAGLQAALATEGVRTDSRGQYLRFGPAPYLSDTQLETAMRTLGKVITG, encoded by the coding sequence GTGACCACTTTGGACGACCTGCGCGCGGACGGCAACAGCCTCGCCGCGCACTACACCCGGTTCGCGGTGGCCGACCGCCTCCTGCTCTCCGGGCACTCGCACCAGGCCTGGCCGGACGTTGCCGAAGAAGGACTCCTCGAGTCCTTCGCCGACGCCGCCCGTGACGTCGACGGCAAGTGGGAGCGCGCCTTCGCGAAGGCGGACGAGCTGCGTGCGGGCTTCCGCCTGCTGCTCGGCGACCCGCACGGCGAGTACGCGCTCGGCGCGAGCACGCACGACCTGGTGCTGCGCTTCCTGTCGGCGATGGAGCTGCCGCGACGGCCGCGCCTGGTCACCACCGACGGCGAGTTCCACACCCTCCGCCGTCAGCTCGCCCGCCTCGAGGAGGAGGGCGTCGAGATCGTGCGGGTGCCGCTCGAGCCGGTGACGACGCTCGCCGAGCGCGTCGCGGGCGAGGTGAACGACGACACCGCGGCCGTGCTCGTGTCCGCGGTGCTCTTCGAGACCTCGAGGCTGGTCCCCGGGCTGGCGCACCTGGCCGACGTCTGCCGCGGCCGCTCGATCGAGCTGGTCGTGGACGCCTACCACGCGCTCGGCGTCGTGTCGTTCGCGCTGCACGACCTCGGGCTCACCAACGCCTGGGTGCTCGGCGGCGGCTACAAGTACCTGCAGCTCGGCGAGGGCAACTGCTTCCTGCGGCTGCCCGCCCACGCCCAGGAGCTGCGGCCGGTGATCACCGGCTGGTACGCCGAGTTCGGCGCGCTCGCCGACGAGCGCCACCCCGGCCAGGTGCCCTACGCCATCGGCGGCGACCGGTTCGCCGGCGCCACGTACGACCCGGCGAGCCACTACCGCGGCGTCCGGGTCCAGCGGTTCTTCGCCGAGCAGGGGCTCACCCCCGAGTTCCTCCGCCAGGTGTCGCAGCACCAGGTCGGCCTGCTCGCGTCGGTGTTCGACTCGCTCGGGCTGCCCGAAGACGTCGTCACGCGCGACCGGGAGACGCCGTTGGAGCGGATCGGCGGGTTCCTCTCGCTGCGCTGCGCCGACGCCGCCGGGCTGCAGGCGGCGCTGGCCACCGAGGGCGTCCGCACCGACAGCCGGGGGCAGTACCTGCGCTTCGGTCCCGCGCCGTACCTCTCGGACACGCAACTGGAGACGGCGATGCGCACCCTCGGCAAGGTGATCACCGGCTGA
- a CDS encoding tryptophan 2,3-dioxygenase family protein, protein MTEPSQATQEALSYTSYLGLDDVLNAQRLRSDEHDELLFIVIHQVYELWFKQILHEAEFLQRNLEKGNTAHSIRTLRRILTILKVAVAQIDVLETMTPSQFTSFRARLDASSGFQSAQFRELEAVLGRRDERVFAHYPEDGEQRKRIADAMARRSLFDSFLAYLKVSGYAVECDRDVTRPVEPSPALQAILLDVYSDDGGPSVVAECLVDLDEGMQEWRYRHVKMVERTIGDKTGTGGSSGATYLRTTLFQPMFPDLWAVRSRL, encoded by the coding sequence ATGACTGAACCCAGCCAAGCCACTCAGGAAGCCCTGAGCTACACCTCGTACCTCGGGCTGGACGACGTGCTGAACGCGCAGCGCCTGCGGTCCGACGAGCACGACGAGCTGCTGTTCATCGTGATCCACCAGGTGTACGAACTGTGGTTCAAGCAGATCCTGCACGAAGCCGAGTTCCTCCAGCGGAACCTCGAAAAGGGCAACACCGCGCACTCCATCCGCACGCTGCGCCGGATCCTCACCATCCTCAAGGTCGCGGTTGCGCAGATCGACGTGCTGGAAACCATGACGCCGAGCCAGTTCACCAGTTTCCGCGCCCGTTTGGACGCTTCGAGCGGCTTCCAATCGGCCCAGTTCCGCGAGCTGGAAGCGGTGCTGGGGCGGCGTGACGAGCGCGTGTTCGCGCACTACCCCGAGGACGGCGAGCAGCGGAAACGCATTGCCGACGCGATGGCGCGCCGGTCGTTGTTCGACTCTTTTCTCGCGTACCTCAAGGTTTCTGGCTACGCGGTCGAGTGTGACCGAGACGTCACTCGACCGGTGGAGCCGTCCCCGGCCCTGCAGGCGATATTGCTGGACGTGTACAGCGACGACGGGGGACCCTCGGTCGTCGCGGAGTGTCTGGTCGATCTCGACGAAGGGATGCAGGAGTGGCGCTACCGGCACGTGAAGATGGTCGAACGCACCATCGGCGACAAGACCGGGACGGGAGGATCATCCGGCGCGACTTACCTGCGTACCACGCTTTTCCAGCCGATGTTCCCGGATCTCTGGGCCGTACGGAGCCGACTGTGA
- a CDS encoding PaaX family transcriptional regulator C-terminal domain-containing protein has product MPTDAFEAGPQELVMTLLGSYVHPRETRRVWSGGLVAVLAELGFSDGAARIALTRLVRRGLLQRHREGRTVHYSLTRRTVALLADGDHRIFSLGRRERAAGEWTVLWQSIPESRRQARERLVRRLRFLGFGPYSDGTWIAPHDREAEVVALLGELDVTEHAGLLLGRPSAALDVRRFAGRAWDLDDLAARYAAFVGQFGGYAGREPPDAEAFEVRTRLVHTFRMFPSLDPELPAGLVPAPDCRAAAVELFHDLYTALAKPAQRHFDEVTKG; this is encoded by the coding sequence ATGCCCACCGATGCCTTCGAAGCCGGCCCTCAGGAGCTGGTCATGACGTTGCTGGGCAGCTACGTGCACCCGCGCGAAACCCGCCGGGTGTGGTCGGGCGGCCTGGTCGCGGTGCTCGCCGAGCTGGGCTTCTCCGACGGCGCGGCCCGGATCGCACTCACCCGCCTGGTGCGCCGCGGCCTGCTGCAGCGCCACCGCGAAGGCCGCACCGTGCACTACTCGCTGACCCGGCGCACCGTCGCGCTGCTCGCCGACGGCGACCACCGGATCTTCTCCCTCGGCCGCCGCGAGCGCGCCGCCGGCGAGTGGACCGTGCTGTGGCAGAGCATCCCCGAGAGCCGGCGCCAGGCCAGGGAACGCCTGGTCCGGCGGCTGCGGTTCCTCGGGTTCGGGCCCTACTCCGACGGCACCTGGATCGCCCCGCACGACCGCGAGGCCGAGGTCGTCGCCCTGCTCGGCGAGCTCGACGTCACCGAGCACGCCGGGCTGCTGCTCGGCCGCCCGTCGGCCGCACTGGACGTCCGCCGGTTCGCCGGCCGGGCCTGGGACCTCGACGACCTGGCCGCGCGGTACGCCGCGTTCGTCGGCCAGTTCGGCGGGTACGCGGGCCGGGAGCCGCCGGACGCCGAGGCGTTCGAGGTGCGCACCCGCCTGGTGCACACCTTCCGCATGTTCCCGTCGCTCGACCCGGAACTGCCCGCCGGCCTGGTGCCCGCGCCGGACTGCCGGGCGGCGGCGGTCGAACTGTTCCACGATCTGTACACCGCGCTCGCGAAACCCGCGCAGCGCCACTTCGACGAGGTGACCAAAGGATGA
- a CDS encoding creatininase family protein, translated as MTYFADLSSPQVAALADGSRVPVLLLPVGAIEPHGPHAPLGTDPLISRGMCERAAERLAADDDVHVLVLPEVPYGVTRFAAGFAGGVHIGEETLHSLLVDIGSALIGQRLKRILLVNNHFEPAHLVTLRRAVETLNFAYDGRVALLDLVRRRHAERLTEEFRSGECHAGRYETSLVLADRPELVDQAVMRELPHVPVSLAAAPEDGGFLAMGMTGAYCGRPAEATAEEGSETFSTLTDLLVEAIRELARE; from the coding sequence GTGACGTACTTCGCGGACCTCAGCTCGCCGCAGGTGGCCGCGCTGGCGGACGGCTCACGCGTTCCCGTGCTGCTGCTGCCGGTGGGCGCGATCGAGCCGCACGGCCCGCACGCGCCGCTGGGCACCGACCCGCTGATCTCCCGCGGGATGTGCGAGCGCGCGGCCGAGCGGCTGGCCGCGGACGACGACGTCCACGTCCTGGTCCTGCCTGAGGTGCCCTACGGCGTCACGCGGTTCGCGGCCGGGTTCGCCGGTGGCGTGCACATCGGCGAGGAGACCCTGCACTCGCTGCTCGTCGACATCGGGTCCGCGTTGATCGGCCAGCGCTTGAAGCGGATCCTGCTGGTCAACAACCACTTCGAGCCCGCGCACCTGGTCACCCTGCGGCGAGCCGTGGAGACGCTGAACTTCGCCTACGACGGGCGCGTCGCCCTGCTCGACCTGGTCCGGCGGCGGCACGCGGAGCGGCTGACCGAGGAGTTCCGGTCCGGCGAGTGCCACGCCGGGCGGTACGAGACGTCGCTGGTGCTCGCCGACCGGCCCGAGCTGGTCGACCAGGCCGTCATGCGAGAGCTGCCGCACGTGCCGGTGAGCCTGGCCGCCGCCCCCGAAGACGGCGGCTTCCTCGCGATGGGCATGACCGGGGCGTACTGCGGCCGGCCCGCGGAAGCGACCGCCGAAGAAGGCTCGGAGACCTTCTCGACGTTGACCGACCTGCTGGTGGAAGCGATCCGGGAGCTGGCCCGTGAGTGA
- a CDS encoding benzoate-CoA ligase family protein, translating to MSEPFNLATHFLDRHVAEGRGDRTALYVGDRTVSYASLAAMANRVGNVLLDAGVRKGQRVLLALSDGDEFVAAWYGAQKIGAVTAEVYPFLQPKDYAYYLGYTEAVVVLADAVTLPALRAAGATGLLVTGVPEADLRPGERPFRTLVDAASEALEAAPTTVDDVGIWKFTTGSTGAPKACVHPLRSPKESFERYAVEVLGLREDDTVLAVPKLFFGYARDLVALFPFGVGAAGIAFGERSTADLMFGLIARYRPTVLVNVPTMMSAMVAHPAAAEQDLSCLRMTTSAGEALPPELHRKWDAAFGVPVVDGIGSSEAYHIYLSNRPGAARIGTLGTPVPGYTAQVVDELGNPLPDGEIGPLRVTGPTIALEYHGDPEKSARTFDGDTLTSGDLFSRAPDGYFRHHGRADALLKVGGVFVAPGEIEDCLLGHPDVTDCAVVGHEIDGLVVPRAYVVLRPGAPVSADELKDHAKAHLAKHKYPREVVFMTELPRTANGKLDRRALAARP from the coding sequence GTGAGTGAGCCGTTCAACCTCGCCACGCACTTCCTCGACCGGCACGTCGCCGAAGGCCGGGGCGACCGGACCGCCCTGTACGTCGGGGACCGGACGGTCAGCTACGCGTCGCTCGCGGCGATGGCGAACCGCGTCGGCAACGTCCTGCTCGACGCCGGTGTCCGAAAAGGACAGCGGGTGCTGCTGGCGCTGAGCGACGGCGACGAGTTCGTCGCGGCCTGGTACGGCGCGCAGAAGATCGGCGCGGTCACCGCCGAGGTCTACCCGTTCCTGCAGCCCAAGGACTACGCCTACTACCTCGGCTACACCGAAGCCGTGGTGGTGCTCGCGGACGCCGTCACGCTGCCCGCGCTGCGAGCGGCGGGCGCCACCGGGTTGCTCGTCACGGGCGTTCCCGAAGCCGATCTGCGCCCCGGTGAACGTCCCTTTCGGACGCTGGTCGACGCGGCGTCCGAGGCCTTGGAAGCCGCGCCGACCACCGTGGACGACGTCGGCATCTGGAAGTTCACCACGGGCAGCACGGGTGCGCCCAAGGCGTGCGTGCACCCGCTGCGCAGTCCGAAGGAGAGCTTCGAGCGGTACGCCGTCGAGGTGCTCGGCCTGCGGGAGGACGACACTGTCCTGGCCGTGCCGAAGCTGTTCTTCGGCTACGCGCGCGACCTGGTGGCGCTGTTCCCGTTCGGTGTCGGCGCGGCCGGCATCGCCTTCGGGGAACGCAGCACGGCGGACCTGATGTTCGGGCTGATCGCCCGGTACCGGCCGACCGTGCTGGTCAACGTGCCGACGATGATGAGCGCGATGGTCGCCCACCCGGCCGCGGCGGAGCAGGACCTGAGCTGCCTGCGCATGACGACGTCGGCGGGCGAGGCGCTGCCGCCGGAGCTGCACCGCAAGTGGGACGCGGCCTTCGGGGTGCCGGTGGTGGACGGGATCGGCTCGTCCGAGGCGTACCACATCTACCTGTCCAACCGGCCGGGTGCGGCCCGGATCGGCACGCTCGGCACCCCCGTCCCCGGCTACACCGCCCAGGTCGTCGACGAGCTCGGGAACCCGTTGCCGGACGGGGAAATCGGGCCGCTGCGCGTGACCGGGCCGACGATCGCCCTGGAGTACCACGGCGATCCGGAGAAGTCGGCACGGACGTTCGACGGTGACACGCTGACGTCGGGTGACCTGTTCAGCCGCGCACCGGACGGGTACTTCCGCCACCACGGCCGCGCCGACGCGCTGCTCAAGGTCGGCGGCGTGTTCGTCGCGCCCGGTGAGATCGAGGACTGCCTGCTCGGCCACCCGGACGTCACCGACTGCGCGGTGGTCGGCCACGAGATCGACGGCTTGGTCGTCCCCCGCGCGTACGTCGTGCTGCGGCCGGGTGCCCCGGTCTCCGCCGACGAGCTGAAGGACCACGCGAAAGCCCACCTGGCCAAGCACAAGTACCCCCGCGAGGTGGTCTTCATGACGGAACTCCCCCGCACGGCCAACGGAAAGCTCGACCGGCGTGCCCTGGCGGCCCGCCCGTGA
- a CDS encoding SDR family oxidoreductase has translation MSRLVVVTGGTRGIGAAIAARFRAAGDTVLAPGRADCDVTDEEAVAAYFSSAGPVDVLVNNAGISSSAPVSRTSLDDWREQFEVNATGAFLCTRAVLDGMRSRDRGRIVTVASTASHVGYRYTAGYTASKHAAVGFMRAVAAELAGTGVTANAVCPAFVRTDMTATSVARIVSRSGRSSSDAEAALAAASPLGRLLEPAEVAFAVSFLAAPEAAAINGQTLVLDGGGIQS, from the coding sequence GTGAGCCGCCTGGTGGTGGTCACCGGCGGCACCCGCGGCATCGGCGCGGCGATCGCGGCCCGGTTCCGCGCCGCGGGTGACACCGTGCTGGCGCCGGGCCGCGCGGACTGCGACGTCACCGACGAGGAAGCCGTGGCTGCGTACTTCTCCTCGGCCGGCCCGGTCGACGTCCTGGTGAACAACGCCGGGATCTCGTCCAGCGCCCCGGTTTCCCGGACCTCGCTGGACGACTGGCGCGAGCAGTTCGAGGTGAACGCGACCGGCGCGTTCCTCTGCACGCGCGCGGTGCTGGACGGCATGCGCTCGCGCGACCGCGGCCGGATCGTCACGGTGGCGTCGACCGCCTCGCACGTCGGCTACCGCTACACGGCCGGGTACACGGCGTCGAAGCACGCGGCGGTGGGTTTCATGCGCGCGGTGGCGGCGGAGCTGGCCGGGACCGGCGTCACGGCGAACGCGGTGTGCCCGGCGTTCGTCCGCACCGACATGACGGCGACCTCGGTGGCGCGGATCGTCTCGCGGTCGGGACGGTCCTCTTCGGACGCGGAAGCGGCGCTGGCGGCGGCGTCCCCGCTCGGCCGGCTGCTGGAGCCGGCCGAGGTGGCGTTCGCGGTGTCCTTCCTGGCGGCCCCGGAGGCCGCCGCGATCAACGGCCAGACCCTCGTACTCGACGGCGGAGGAATCCAGTCATGA
- a CDS encoding enoyl-CoA hydratase family protein — protein sequence MSPFRATAPLTKEWEHFGFTVSDGVATVTFTRPDKLNALTFDVYADLRDLITELPQHEDVRVLVITGQGRGFCSGGDVEEIIGELQKFETAELLEFTRMTGAVVKALRECPLPVIAAVNGVAAGAGSVIALASDFRLLAESAKFAFLFTKVGLAGADMGSAYLLPRLVGLGRATELLILGDKVSAARASEIGLASQVVPDSELPEATAALARRLADGPALAYATTKVLLTRELDMDLGSAIELEAITQALLMTAKDHKEFYAAWSAGREPRWTGR from the coding sequence ATGAGCCCGTTCCGCGCAACTGCCCCGCTGACGAAGGAGTGGGAGCACTTCGGCTTCACGGTGTCCGACGGGGTGGCCACGGTGACGTTCACCCGGCCGGACAAGCTGAACGCGCTGACCTTCGACGTCTACGCGGATCTGCGGGACCTGATCACCGAGCTCCCGCAGCACGAGGACGTCCGGGTGCTGGTGATCACCGGCCAGGGCCGCGGGTTCTGTTCGGGCGGCGACGTCGAGGAGATCATCGGCGAGCTGCAGAAGTTCGAGACGGCGGAGCTCCTGGAGTTCACCCGCATGACGGGCGCGGTGGTGAAGGCCCTGCGCGAGTGCCCGCTCCCGGTGATCGCGGCGGTCAACGGCGTGGCGGCCGGAGCGGGTTCGGTGATCGCGCTGGCGAGCGACTTCCGGCTGCTGGCGGAGTCGGCGAAGTTCGCGTTCCTGTTCACGAAGGTCGGGCTGGCCGGGGCGGACATGGGGTCGGCGTACCTGCTGCCGCGGCTCGTCGGCCTCGGTCGCGCGACGGAACTGCTGATCCTCGGGGACAAGGTTTCGGCCGCGCGCGCTTCGGAGATCGGGTTGGCTTCGCAGGTGGTTCCCGACTCGGAACTCCCCGAGGCGACCGCGGCGTTGGCGCGCCGGCTGGCGGACGGCCCGGCACTGGCGTACGCGACGACGAAGGTGCTGCTGACCCGCGAGCTGGACATGGACCTGGGCAGCGCGATCGAGCTCGAGGCGATCACGCAGGCGTTGCTGATGACGGCGAAGGACCACAAGGAGTTCTACGCCGCTTGGTCCGCGGGGCGGGAACCGCGCTGGACGGGCCGCTGA
- a CDS encoding TetR/AcrR family transcriptional regulator yields MSAANPPRARSGNRRDEAARLAVLHAADDLLAEHGFGGLTVEAIARQAGVAKQTIYRWWPSKVEILFDTLIEDSDKDLPVPDSPTAEGIRGYLHAFARFVADDPAGKVLLALLAQAQHDAATAASFQERYLGPRRAEERELVARAIEAGEIAPRLGVDAVLDALLGPIVYGALTGVVVSREVVDTLFEELLRPGRAGA; encoded by the coding sequence ATGTCAGCCGCGAATCCCCCGAGGGCCCGCTCCGGCAACCGCCGCGACGAGGCCGCCCGCCTGGCGGTCCTCCACGCGGCGGACGACCTGCTCGCCGAGCACGGGTTCGGCGGGCTGACGGTCGAAGCGATCGCGCGCCAGGCCGGCGTCGCCAAGCAGACGATCTACCGCTGGTGGCCGTCGAAGGTCGAGATCCTGTTCGACACCCTGATCGAAGACAGCGACAAGGACCTGCCGGTACCGGATTCGCCTACGGCGGAAGGTATCCGCGGCTACCTGCACGCGTTCGCCCGCTTCGTGGCCGACGACCCGGCAGGCAAGGTCCTGCTCGCGCTCCTGGCTCAGGCTCAGCACGACGCCGCCACGGCCGCGAGTTTCCAGGAGCGTTACCTCGGCCCCCGCCGCGCGGAGGAACGCGAGCTGGTCGCGCGAGCCATCGAGGCGGGCGAGATCGCACCCCGGCTCGGCGTCGACGCGGTGCTGGACGCCCTGCTCGGCCCGATCGTCTACGGTGCGCTCACCGGCGTGGTGGTTTCCCGGGAAGTGGTGGACACGCTTTTCGAGGAGCTGCTCAGGCCCGGCCGCGCCGGCGCTTGA
- a CDS encoding SDR family NAD(P)-dependent oxidoreductase — MPTALVIGASRGLGLGLVLVHELERRGWQVIATTRDGASPAGPPVETLEMTDPGQLAALRERLRDRRLDLLFVNAAIDRGNLPIGEVPTAMFTEVMITNALSPLRALEALRELVVPGGTVAVMSSEQGSITRNTESGYDLYKASKAALNQLMRSYATRYDGDGHTKLLIDPGHNRTRLGGPDAPLAPEETIPAVVDVLEAQNGPGLRFLDRHGEPVPW, encoded by the coding sequence GTGCCCACCGCTCTCGTCATCGGCGCTTCCCGCGGGCTGGGGCTGGGGCTGGTCCTCGTCCACGAACTCGAGCGGCGCGGCTGGCAGGTCATCGCCACGACCCGTGACGGCGCTTCCCCGGCCGGGCCCCCGGTCGAAACCCTGGAAATGACCGACCCCGGACAGCTCGCCGCGCTGCGCGAGCGCCTCCGGGACCGCCGGCTCGACCTGCTCTTCGTCAACGCCGCCATCGACCGCGGGAACCTGCCGATCGGCGAGGTCCCGACCGCGATGTTCACCGAGGTGATGATCACCAACGCGTTGAGCCCGCTACGCGCCCTCGAAGCCCTTCGCGAGCTCGTCGTCCCCGGTGGCACGGTCGCCGTCATGTCCTCGGAACAGGGCAGCATCACGCGCAACACCGAATCCGGCTACGACCTCTACAAAGCCAGCAAGGCCGCCCTCAACCAGCTGATGCGCAGCTACGCCACCCGCTACGACGGCGACGGCCACACCAAGCTGCTCATCGACCCCGGCCACAACCGGACGCGCCTCGGCGGACCCGACGCACCCCTGGCCCCCGAGGAAACCATTCCGGCGGTCGTCGACGTCCTCGAGGCCCAGAACGGGCCCGGCCTGCGGTTCCTGGACCGGCACGGCGAACCCGTCCCCTGGTAG
- a CDS encoding VOC family protein has translation MLSNVRIEARIPTQDLARARRWYAEKLGLEAVEEREGGLRYEGASGVFCLYASAGASDGSFTQVAFYVDDLESTVAVLRERGVVFEDYEGMRGGIVEIRGNYPSKGSGERAAWFRDSEGNLIGLGEVVP, from the coding sequence ATGCTGAGCAACGTCCGGATCGAAGCCCGCATCCCCACGCAGGACCTCGCCCGCGCCCGGCGCTGGTACGCGGAGAAGCTCGGGCTCGAGGCGGTCGAAGAACGCGAAGGCGGCCTGCGGTACGAAGGCGCATCGGGCGTCTTCTGCCTGTACGCCTCGGCGGGCGCGTCCGACGGTTCGTTCACGCAGGTCGCCTTCTACGTCGACGACCTCGAATCGACGGTCGCGGTGCTGCGCGAGCGCGGGGTGGTGTTCGAGGACTACGAAGGCATGCGGGGCGGGATCGTGGAGATCCGCGGCAACTACCCGAGCAAGGGCAGCGGCGAGCGGGCCGCGTGGTTCCGCGACAGCGAAGGAAACTTGATCGGGCTGGGCGAAGTGGTGCCCTGA
- a CDS encoding SMP-30/gluconolactonase/LRE family protein — protein MEFGEVTLYPVNGHGPEDVVVDGEGRIYTGVDDGRILRLSPDGQHIDVIADTGGRPLGLELHGEDELLICDARAGLLVVPLAGGAVSTLATSALGRDFVFCNNAAVASDGTIYFTDSSRRFGIDNWRDDLIEQTAGGRLLRRSPDGSIDLLVDGLRFANGVALAPDESFVAVAETGAFGVSRVRLSDGHVDPLVENLWGFPDNISTGTDGLIWITQASPRVAALDVVRRLPAVLRAGIRRLPTSLQPRPGREVGVLGVAADGRVVHSFRGEIPGFHMLVGVREWRGRLYFGSLEESAIAVTPTIG, from the coding sequence ATGGAGTTCGGCGAGGTCACGCTGTACCCGGTGAACGGCCACGGCCCGGAGGACGTCGTCGTCGACGGCGAGGGCCGGATCTACACCGGCGTCGACGACGGCCGGATCCTGCGCCTGTCGCCCGACGGGCAGCACATCGACGTCATCGCCGACACGGGCGGCCGCCCGCTCGGGCTGGAGCTGCACGGCGAAGACGAGCTGCTGATCTGCGACGCGCGGGCCGGCCTGCTGGTGGTCCCGCTGGCGGGCGGCGCGGTTTCGACCTTGGCCACGTCCGCGCTGGGCCGGGACTTCGTGTTCTGCAACAACGCGGCGGTGGCGTCCGACGGGACGATCTACTTCACGGATTCGTCCCGCCGCTTCGGCATCGACAACTGGCGCGACGACCTGATCGAGCAGACGGCAGGCGGCCGGCTGCTGCGCCGGTCCCCGGACGGCTCGATAGACCTGCTCGTGGACGGCCTCCGGTTCGCGAACGGCGTCGCACTGGCGCCGGACGAGTCGTTCGTGGCGGTGGCGGAAACCGGCGCGTTCGGCGTGTCCCGCGTCCGGCTTTCGGACGGTCACGTGGACCCGCTGGTCGAGAACCTGTGGGGCTTCCCGGACAACATCTCGACGGGCACGGACGGGCTGATCTGGATCACGCAGGCGTCGCCGCGCGTGGCGGCGCTCGACGTGGTCCGGCGGTTGCCGGCGGTCCTGCGGGCGGGCATCCGGCGGCTGCCGACGTCGTTGCAGCCCCGCCCGGGCCGTGAGGTGGGCGTCCTGGGTGTCGCGGCCGACGGCCGGGTGGTGCATTCGTTCCGCGGCGAGATCCCGGGCTTCCACATGCTGGTGGGCGTCCGCGAGTGGCGGGGGCGGTTGTATTTCGGCTCTTTGGAGGAGTCGGCGATCGCGGTGACGCCTACCATCGGATGA